One Intestinimonas butyriciproducens genomic window, TGCTCACACTTCTGCTCACCGACCCGGAGGAGGATGGGGAAAAGCCGGCGGCCACCGCGCCCCGGCCGGGGATGGGCGGGCTGCTCCGCCGGAGCCTCTCCATGGCCCCCTTCCTGGCGGGGAGCGCTCTGCTGGCGGAGACCGCGCAGTTCATCACCGTCTTTCTCAGCCAGCTCCTTTATCAGCGCGCCGGGCTCCCCGTCCGGACGTTCGGCTGGCTCTCCGTGCTGGCGACGCTCTGCGCGCTGGCCGGGGCCCGCTCCCACCGGCTCACCAGGCGTCTGGGCCGCCGCCGGGGCGGCGCGCTCCTCTTCCTCTGCGCAGGCGCGGCGTGCCTGACGGCGCTGTGCCCCGCCCCCCTGCCGGCGGTGGCGGGGGTCCTGGGGCTCAGGGCCGCGGCGGCCCTATTCTCTCCACTGGCCCTTTCTCTTCAGAACGCCGCTGCAGAGCCGGGCGCCCGGGCCGCGCAGCTCTCCTGCAACGCCATGGTCATGGATGTGGTATCCCTGGTCCTGAACCCGGCCTTTGGGCGGGCGGCGGATGCGGGATGCGGGCAGGCCCTGCTGCTGGGCGCCACAGCCTGCGGCGGGGGACTGCTGCTCTTTTGGGCGGGGGCAAAGCCGGCCGCAAGCCCCGCTTGACAGAAGGAAAGCAAGACTTGGCTGCCGTCCTCTACCCCATGTGATACGCTGTACGCAGGAAAGGGCGGGATCACGATGAAGCTGCACAGCATATCCAACTGCTTCGAAAAGAGAGGGGCCTCTCCCAGGAGGTGCTGTGGGAGGAGCCGTAAGCGCAAGACGCACAGAATATGGGAAGGCCGGGGCGGGAGAACTTCCCGCCCCGGCCTTCCCAAAAAGGAACGGCAGGGATGTCTCAGTCCCGCTCCGGCTGGTGGAGGCCCCGGGTCCGCTGGATGTTCTCGGAGATCTCCGAGAGGGCTTCCCCCGCTTCCATCTCGCAGGCGCCGCACTTGGCCAGGTCGCCCAGGGAGACCATTCCCACCACCTTGCCCGCCTCCAGCACAGGGAGTCGGCGCACCTGCTTCACCGCCATCATCCGGGCGGCCTCCGCCGCGTCGTCGTCCGGGGAGACCACGGCACAGTTCCGGGACATGATGTCCTTGATCTGGACCTTGTGGGGGTCCTCCTCCGCGGCGACGCACCGGGTCACGATGTCCCGGTCGGTGACGATGCCCCTCAGGCCGCCGTCCTCGCCGCACACCGGGAGGGAGCCCAGGTTGTGACGGCTGAGGAGGCGGGCCGCCAGGGAGGCCGACTCCGCCGGCGTGATGGAGACCACACTCTGATTCATGAGATCGCGTACTTGCATAGTAAAACACCGCCTTTCGGGGATAGTTTCCACGAAGGGCGGTGTTTTTATACGGACGGACCGTTTCGGCCCTCGCGCTCTTTCAAACGCAGATTCCGCAGCAGTACGCCCGGGCCCCGCCAAGTGAAGGCCCGGAGCGGATATTTTTCCTGGAACTGCCGGCGGGTCAGATGATCCACATCCGTTGTCCCCAGGGTGTGGATCAAATTGGTGCGGAATTCCGGGAGGGGGGAAAGGGGCACGTCCCGGTTATAGGGGCACGCCCGCTGACATGCGTCACAGCCCCAGACCAGACCGTGACCGCGCAGGCGAGCCTCCTCTTCCGCTGTCAGCGCACCTTTTTTCTGGGTCAGGGCCGAGAGACAGCGGTCGGGGTCCAGGCCGTTGGGACCCAATGCGCCGGTGGGACAGGCCGCAGTGCATTTGCCGCAGTCCATGCACGCCGGAGCGGGAACGGGAGCACTCTCCAGAGGCAGATCGGTGAGGATGGCGCCCAAAAAGAGCCAGGTGCCCCAGGGGGGCAGAATCGTAAGGGTGTTCCTGCCCCGAAGGCCCAGTCCAGCCAAGGCTGCGCAGAGCTGCTCCGGAAGAGGGGAGTTGTCCACAAGAGGTGCAAAACAGCGGCCCGGATGGGCGGGGCGCAGGGCGGCGCACACCTGGTCCAGCCTCCGGGCCACGGCGGCGTGGTAGTCCTCACCCCGGGCGTAGAGGGAGAGATTTCCCGGCGCCTCGCCCGGGAAATAGGGAAAGGCGGCCACATAGATCCCGGCTGGGGCAGGGCACAGCGCCTCCGCCCGCGCCAGCGCGGGGGCATCCATATGAGGGCGCACATCTTCATAGGCGCAGGTCCCCCAGGCCGCGGCCCCCGCGGCGGCAAACCAGGCATCCGGTCCCGTCAAGGCAAGCCCCTCCTCTCCGCAACACCATAGAAATCGGGTGAAAAAAGGACCGGGCGAGCTTTCGCCCGCCCGGTCGGCAGTTTTGACGCTTCTCTTACTTCTTCAGGCCGGGGTTCTCCTTGATGGCCTTAAGGGCATCCTTATAGGAGAGATTGACGCGGCCCTTCTCGTCGATCTCGGTGACCTTGACCCAGATCATGTCGCCGATGTTGACCACATCCTCCACCTTCTCCACCCGGCGATCGGAGAGCTTGGAGATATGGACCATGCCGTCCTTGCCGGGCGCCAGTTCCACAAAGGCACCGAAGGGCAGGATGCGGACCACCTTGCCGTAATAGAGCTGGCCCACCTCGGGGACAAAGACGATGGTCTCGATGGTCTTTTTGGCGGCGTCGCAGGACTCGCGGTTCACGCCGGCAATGTAGATGGTGCCGTCGTCCTCGATATCGATCTTGGCGCCGGTATCGGCGCAGATCTTCTGGATGACCTTGCCGCCGGAGCCGATGACCTCGCGGATCTTGTCCACGTCGATCTTCATCTTCACCATCTTGGGCGCGGTCTCGGCCACGTCGGAACGGGGCGCACTGATACAGGGCAGCATGACCTCGTCCAGAATGGCGTAGCGGGCGTCCTTGGTGATCTCCAGCGCCTCTTTGATGATGGCATGGCTGAGGCCGTCGTTTTTGATGTCCATCTGGATGGCGGTGATACCGGCCTTGGTGCCGGCCACCTTGAAGTCCATCTCACCGTGGAAATCCTCTACGCCCTGGATGTCGATGAAGGTGGTAAAGCCGCCGTCGTCATCCTGAATGAGACCGCAGGAGATGCCGGCCACCGGGGCAGAGATGGGCACGCCGGCATCCATCAGCGCCAGGGTGGAGCCGCAGATGGAGCCCTGGGAGGTGGAGCCGTTGGAGCTCAGGACCTCGGAGACCACGCGAATGGCGTAGGGGAACTCCTCCACAGGGGGGATGACAGGCTCCAGCGCCCGCTCAGCCAGGGCGCCATGCCCCTTCTCGCGGCGGTTGGTGGAGCGGGCGCCGCGGGCCTCGCCGGTGGAATAGGCGGGGAAGTTGTAGTGGTGCATGTACCGCTTCTCCTCTTCCTCCCAGATGGTATCCAGCTTCTGGGCGGCGGAGAGGGTGTTCAGCGTGCAGATGGAGAGGACCTGGGTCTGGCCGCGGGTGAAGAGGCCGGAGCCGTGGACCCGGGGCAGTACGCCCACCTCGGCCCCCAGGGGACGGATCTCGTTCTTGGCGCGCCCGTCCACGCGGTGGCCCTCCAGAAGCCAGGCCTTGACGATCTTCTTCTGGAACTTGTAGGTGATCTCCTCCAGGTACTTGTCCATCTCGGGATAGTCCTCCAGGAAGAGCTCGTGCCAGTGGTCG contains:
- a CDS encoding MFS transporter, with translation MVRNRRNVALLFAVYFLQGLCFYSPVATLYRLEAGLTLFQTGLLESISLAAMLLLEIPWGRAADRIGHRRTLVICSALFALSKVVFWKARAFPDFLAERLILAVALAGLSGCDSAYLFACVGEKESQRIFGLWNAVQTAGLLVAGMSASLFLSEHYRRGALWTVLSYSAAALLTLLLTDPEEDGEKPAATAPRPGMGGLLRRSLSMAPFLAGSALLAETAQFITVFLSQLLYQRAGLPVRTFGWLSVLATLCALAGARSHRLTRRLGRRRGGALLFLCAGAACLTALCPAPLPAVAGVLGLRAAAALFSPLALSLQNAAAEPGARAAQLSCNAMVMDVVSLVLNPAFGRAADAGCGQALLLGATACGGGLLLFWAGAKPAASPA
- a CDS encoding CBS domain-containing protein; its protein translation is MQVRDLMNQSVVSITPAESASLAARLLSRHNLGSLPVCGEDGGLRGIVTDRDIVTRCVAAEEDPHKVQIKDIMSRNCAVVSPDDDAAEAARMMAVKQVRRLPVLEAGKVVGMVSLGDLAKCGACEMEAGEALSEISENIQRTRGLHQPERD
- a CDS encoding epoxyqueuosine reductase, producing MTGPDAWFAAAGAAAWGTCAYEDVRPHMDAPALARAEALCPAPAGIYVAAFPYFPGEAPGNLSLYARGEDYHAAVARRLDQVCAALRPAHPGRCFAPLVDNSPLPEQLCAALAGLGLRGRNTLTILPPWGTWLFLGAILTDLPLESAPVPAPACMDCGKCTAACPTGALGPNGLDPDRCLSALTQKKGALTAEEEARLRGHGLVWGCDACQRACPYNRDVPLSPLPEFRTNLIHTLGTTDVDHLTRRQFQEKYPLRAFTWRGPGVLLRNLRLKEREGRNGPSV
- a CDS encoding polyribonucleotide nucleotidyltransferase — protein: MSTVITHKQFPNHKVYKMDLCGRPLTIDVGKVAELASASAMVTYGETTVLVAVTVAPRPRDGVDFFPLSVDFEEKLYAVGRIPGSFMRREGQPSLPAVLASRVIDRSIRPLFPYDFRNDVVVTCTVMSVDYDCSPEVTAMIGVSACLSYSEIPWAGPIGCLEMGYVDGQIVLNPNQEQKHASKLDLTVAATEQKVIMIEAGAKELPDDIMYDAIVKAHEEIKKQVELIRTITAEIGKPTMTYDHADFDQELFDKIVAATMDEAKAAMDTDDKNIREERWNKLIDHWHELFLEDYPEMDKYLEEITYKFQKKIVKAWLLEGHRVDGRAKNEIRPLGAEVGVLPRVHGSGLFTRGQTQVLSICTLNTLSAAQKLDTIWEEEEKRYMHHYNFPAYSTGEARGARSTNRREKGHGALAERALEPVIPPVEEFPYAIRVVSEVLSSNGSTSQGSICGSTLALMDAGVPISAPVAGISCGLIQDDDGGFTTFIDIQGVEDFHGEMDFKVAGTKAGITAIQMDIKNDGLSHAIIKEALEITKDARYAILDEVMLPCISAPRSDVAETAPKMVKMKIDVDKIREVIGSGGKVIQKICADTGAKIDIEDDGTIYIAGVNRESCDAAKKTIETIVFVPEVGQLYYGKVVRILPFGAFVELAPGKDGMVHISKLSDRRVEKVEDVVNIGDMIWVKVTEIDEKGRVNLSYKDALKAIKENPGLKK